In Alkalihalobacterium alkalinitrilicum, a genomic segment contains:
- a CDS encoding isocitrate lyase/PEP mutase family protein, with the protein MKKREILRKLLASEKPIMAPGAYNGLTAKLVEQAGFSVVYMTGYGTTANILGKPDYGYLTLTEMVQNAKNMGAAVDIPLIADADTGYGNIINVQRTVQEYELAGIAAIHLEDQVFPKRCGHMEGKQVVSVNEHAQKIKAAVSTRTDDDFLIIARTDARAVNGFEDAIERGKAYADAGADILFIEAPQSIQEMEAIHKAFPNIPLVANMVEHGKTPLLPIEELGQIGFKLVLYPVSVLFAATFAVKEMLETLSSHGTIEPSLDRMTNFPEFNQLIGLDELMEWEKNFK; encoded by the coding sequence ATGAAAAAAAGAGAAATATTACGTAAACTACTCGCAAGTGAGAAGCCAATTATGGCACCAGGAGCTTATAATGGTTTAACAGCAAAATTAGTTGAACAAGCTGGATTTTCAGTCGTTTACATGACGGGGTATGGAACAACGGCTAACATTCTTGGGAAGCCAGATTATGGGTATTTAACATTAACTGAAATGGTTCAAAATGCAAAAAACATGGGAGCGGCAGTTGATATACCATTAATCGCAGACGCAGATACAGGCTATGGAAATATAATTAATGTTCAGCGAACGGTTCAAGAATATGAATTAGCTGGTATTGCAGCCATTCATTTAGAGGATCAAGTCTTCCCAAAGAGATGTGGACATATGGAAGGAAAACAAGTCGTTTCAGTAAACGAACATGCACAAAAAATTAAGGCAGCCGTAAGCACTAGAACTGACGATGATTTCCTTATAATTGCTCGAACCGATGCAAGAGCTGTGAATGGTTTTGAGGATGCGATTGAAAGAGGAAAGGCATACGCAGATGCAGGAGCAGACATTTTATTCATTGAAGCTCCACAATCCATTCAGGAAATGGAAGCGATACATAAAGCATTTCCTAACATTCCACTAGTTGCTAATATGGTGGAACATGGGAAAACCCCGTTACTACCTATTGAGGAATTAGGTCAAATTGGATTTAAATTAGTACTTTATCCTGTCTCAGTTTTGTTTGCTGCTACGTTTGCTGTAAAAGAAATGCTAGAAACGCTATCTAGTCATGGAACCATCGAACCAAGTTTAGACCGAATGACCAATTTTCCAGAATTTAATCAATTAATAGGGTTAGACGAATTGATGGAGTGGGAAAAAAACTTTAAATAA
- a CDS encoding response regulator: MAAIGDIQQNQGNVGKKEVIIETTNPKNNKVKLLLVEDSIDNRHLINAYLKGLNWEIDIAEHGAIAVEKFKENKYDVILMDIQMPVMDGYTATKEIRKIEQQEGKKETPIIALTVLML, from the coding sequence TTGGCAGCTATTGGAGACATACAGCAAAATCAAGGAAATGTTGGTAAGAAAGAAGTTATCATTGAAACAACAAATCCCAAAAATAATAAAGTGAAACTCCTGCTCGTTGAAGACTCCATTGATAATAGGCACCTCATAAACGCTTATTTAAAAGGGTTAAATTGGGAAATTGATATAGCTGAGCATGGAGCCATTGCAGTAGAAAAGTTTAAGGAAAATAAGTATGATGTTATTTTGATGGACATTCAAATGCCCGTTATGGATGGGTACACTGCGACAAAGGAAATAAGAAAAATCGAACAGCAAGAAGGAAAAAAGGAAACACCTATTATTGCATTAACTGTGCTCATGCTTTAA
- the cls gene encoding cardiolipin synthase, translating into MEIYSILVAVMFIINILFASIIIFIERKDASATWAWILILFFIPFLGFIIYLFLGQNLTRKRLFDAEGTKKIGIDQVIAKQIDQIKHSEFQFDDTTTEKYKDLIYMHLINNDAMLTKGNEVEILVDGSKKFDTLLEDIRHAKNFIHIQYYIIKNDGLGKQIIQALVEKAKKGVKVRVLYDELGSRKLKRKDFVDLIAAGGEVGVFFPSKLAWINLRLNYRNHRKLVNVDGYLGYIGGFNVGDEYLGLNKKFGYWRDTHLRIKGPAVDSIQKRFILDWNHASKHYYINYDPHYFPQKPIQGKAAIQIVSSGPDSEREQVKNGYIYMIMSAKESIYIQTPYFIPDQSLLDALRIAVLSGKDVRIMIPDRPDHPFVYWATLSHVGELIKTGAKVYIYEKGFIHAKMLVVDRIINSVGTANIDMRSFKLNFEVNAFIYDVETSEKLAQVFEKDMEFCTELTQQKYEKRSKFIRFKESISRLLSPIL; encoded by the coding sequence ATGGAGATTTATTCAATATTAGTAGCAGTCATGTTTATTATAAATATTTTATTTGCCAGTATTATTATTTTTATCGAGCGAAAAGATGCAAGTGCTACATGGGCATGGATCTTAATTTTATTTTTTATTCCTTTCCTTGGATTTATTATTTATCTTTTCCTCGGTCAAAATTTAACAAGAAAGCGTTTATTTGATGCTGAAGGGACGAAAAAAATAGGAATAGATCAAGTAATTGCTAAACAAATTGATCAAATAAAACATTCAGAATTTCAGTTTGATGACACAACTACTGAAAAATATAAGGATTTAATTTACATGCACCTCATTAACAACGATGCGATGTTAACGAAAGGAAATGAAGTTGAAATTCTTGTGGACGGAAGTAAGAAGTTTGATACGTTACTAGAAGATATTCGACATGCAAAAAACTTTATCCATATTCAATATTATATTATTAAAAATGATGGGCTAGGAAAACAAATTATTCAAGCCCTCGTCGAAAAAGCAAAAAAAGGCGTAAAAGTTAGGGTATTGTATGATGAGTTAGGTTCACGTAAGTTAAAACGAAAGGACTTTGTTGACTTAATAGCAGCTGGTGGAGAAGTTGGAGTATTCTTCCCTTCGAAACTCGCTTGGATTAACTTGCGTTTAAATTACAGAAATCATCGTAAGTTAGTAAATGTCGATGGGTACTTAGGGTATATTGGTGGTTTTAATGTTGGCGATGAATATTTAGGGTTGAATAAAAAGTTTGGTTATTGGAGAGATACGCATTTACGAATTAAAGGACCTGCAGTAGATTCTATTCAAAAAAGGTTCATCTTAGATTGGAACCACGCGTCTAAACACTATTATATTAATTACGATCCTCACTATTTTCCCCAAAAACCAATACAAGGAAAAGCGGCTATTCAAATTGTATCGAGTGGACCTGATTCAGAACGGGAACAAGTGAAGAATGGTTATATTTATATGATTATGTCAGCCAAAGAATCGATTTATATTCAAACGCCTTATTTTATTCCTGATCAAAGTCTTTTAGATGCACTACGAATAGCGGTTTTATCAGGTAAAGATGTTCGAATTATGATCCCAGATCGGCCTGACCATCCTTTTGTATACTGGGCAACATTATCCCATGTTGGTGAACTCATTAAAACTGGTGCTAAAGTATACATTTATGAAAAAGGATTTATTCATGCGAAAATGCTTGTTGTTGATCGGATAATCAATTCTGTTGGAACAGCGAATATTGACATGAGAAGTTTCAAACTAAATTTTGAGGTGAACGCTTTTATTTATGATGTTGAAACATCTGAAAAGTTGGCTCAAGTGTTCGAAAAAGATATGGAATTCTGTACTGAATTGACTCAACAAAAATATGAAAAACGATCAAAATTCATTCGTTTTAAAGAATCAATTTCTCGATTACTTTCTCCAATTCTATAG